In a single window of the Acyrthosiphon pisum isolate AL4f chromosome X, pea_aphid_22Mar2018_4r6ur, whole genome shotgun sequence genome:
- the LOC107884968 gene encoding uncharacterized protein LOC107884968 yields MSSEECSFFDCVPKSRCLSPQLFRESYNPAHYTLRIVEPEVEPEVVQESFGFNPGQRFPCEPPDSWEADGQRFPCELPDWYSPPVFDMFLISGKFASGGDALRES; encoded by the exons atgtcgtCAGAGGAGTGTTCGTTTTTCGACTGTGTCCCCAAGTCTCGATGTTtg tcacCACAATTATTTCGAGAGTCTTACAATCCGGCTCACTATACGCTACGTATTGTCGAACCCGAGGTCGAGCCCGAGGTCGTGCAAGAATCGTTTGGATTTAATCCAGGTCAGAGATTTCCGTGCGAGCCGCCCGATTCTTGGGAGGCGGACGGACAACGATTTCCGTGCGAGCTGCCGGATTGGTATAGCCCGCCTGTCTTTGATATGTTCCTGATATCCGGCAAATTCGCAAGCGGTGGAGATGCACTACGTGAgtcttaa